A window of Acidobacteriota bacterium contains these coding sequences:
- a CDS encoding lamin tail domain-containing protein yields MLKPFSICVAILYAVCLVWGEPGDKGVLFVNEIMTASAFANGAMDEDGDFQGWIELYNSGDNAIELTGYYLSNDPQQPRRWRFPAGDVSPHGFLVIWASAKNKIGANGELHANFRLSGAGPVLLTAPDGITLIDSLQAPSEIDSDESYGRHPDGRDERIFYTNLTSTPGKSNREPEFWAKVINRAPFPPRDYGGDVVFAGKMWLLGGWPGRKKDVWHSPDGINWTLATANPGWPGRHVFGCVVFNDRIWVIGGTSLESDVWHSSNGVDWIQATSQAPWGPDKPGRAVVHRGKMWFLAHGKTLWSSTDGVDWTQTMSQAPWPERGSPTFQVFKDRLWVMGGGTWRTGDDAVYNDVWYSSDGMNWSCATRSAPWPARRWAASQVYRNKLWLVGGHYGLDGDPKNYNDVWYTEDGVHWEPFISKTIFTPRHSSQSWVYQDTLWLAGGYYHSFALYNDVWKLTLTEIQETVPQE; encoded by the coding sequence ATGCTCAAACCCTTTTCAATTTGTGTGGCAATCCTTTACGCCGTATGTCTGGTCTGGGGAGAGCCGGGAGACAAGGGCGTCCTTTTCGTGAATGAAATCATGACCGCCAGTGCATTTGCCAACGGGGCGATGGATGAAGATGGCGATTTCCAAGGCTGGATCGAACTCTACAACAGCGGAGACAACGCGATCGAACTGACCGGCTATTACCTTTCCAATGATCCTCAGCAGCCCAGGAGATGGAGATTCCCGGCTGGCGATGTTTCCCCTCACGGGTTTCTGGTGATCTGGGCCTCCGCCAAGAACAAGATCGGAGCCAACGGAGAGCTGCACGCGAACTTTCGGCTATCGGGTGCCGGGCCGGTTCTTCTCACCGCCCCCGACGGAATCACGTTGATAGACTCGCTTCAGGCCCCTTCCGAAATCGACAGTGACGAATCCTATGGAAGACATCCTGACGGGCGCGACGAGCGGATTTTCTATACCAACCTGACCAGTACGCCGGGAAAGTCGAATCGAGAGCCGGAATTCTGGGCCAAGGTGATCAACCGTGCCCCCTTTCCCCCTCGAGACTACGGTGGCGATGTGGTTTTCGCCGGGAAAATGTGGCTTCTCGGGGGCTGGCCCGGGAGAAAAAAGGATGTCTGGCACTCCCCTGACGGGATTAACTGGACGCTGGCAACGGCAAACCCTGGTTGGCCGGGGCGCCATGTCTTCGGCTGCGTGGTCTTCAACGACAGAATCTGGGTCATCGGCGGGACGTCGCTTGAGTCTGACGTTTGGCACTCCAGCAACGGCGTCGACTGGATCCAGGCGACTTCCCAGGCTCCCTGGGGACCCGACAAACCGGGCCGTGCTGTTGTCCACAGGGGCAAGATGTGGTTCCTCGCCCATGGGAAGACGCTTTGGTCCTCGACCGACGGAGTCGACTGGACCCAGACCATGAGCCAGGCTCCTTGGCCTGAACGGGGAAGCCCCACTTTTCAAGTCTTCAAGGATCGGCTGTGGGTGATGGGAGGAGGCACCTGGAGAACGGGTGACGACGCCGTCTACAACGACGTCTGGTATTCCTCCGACGGTATGAACTGGTCGTGTGCGACCAGGAGTGCGCCTTGGCCTGCGAGGCGGTGGGCGGCCAGTCAGGTTTATCGCAACAAACTGTGGCTCGTGGGAGGGCACTACGGTCTGGATGGCGATCCGAAAAACTACAACGATGTCTGGTATACGGAAGACGGTGTCCACTGGGAACCCTTCATCTCGAAGACGATCTTTACCCCTCGGCACTCCTCTCAGTCCTGGGTTTACCAAGACACCCTGTGGCTGGCGGGCGGTTACTATCACTCCTTCGCCCTCTATAACGATGTGTGGAAGCTGACCCTGACTGAAATCCAGGAGACTGTGCCGCAGGAATGA
- a CDS encoding sialidase family protein, which yields MIPIKNPLDREEIMIDQCDHRPGHGKRIVFLLGAWLWASGFAPQLHLLATGEMTTVRLQRLTVRLGQPIQVTQTIGHAWFPTLAKFPSGELMVTYAVSADSNANPYSVRGFQTSRNGGRSWGHRYDLIPDLQPSIFVPQADGSLLAILAHLYQPDREERHNLHTSYTLFERGGSRVVVEPGGVRVADWPWPVGTFPSQIPRTNWIARLKFCGDALQMGDRLLANGYMRTGGNLEPRKEEKVISLLFVSENKGRTWRYFSTVADPFVMTADARRRDPEDPRFQGRPWPRELLEASETSMIQLADGDLMAVFRVGSFLDLGRAYSSDGGRSWTRAEPIPPFSVEPSMVRTQNDTIVLSSGRPGIRVWFSTDARAQTWQDIDILEHHNRWAPDAGYLISQQGQRGGRGQTTSYTEIVEISANRLLLVYDRAPFGWGATPVDSGERSRIFVLPIELQRD from the coding sequence ATGATCCCTATAAAAAACCCTCTCGACCGGGAGGAAATCATGATCGACCAGTGCGATCACAGGCCAGGGCACGGGAAGAGGATCGTGTTTCTCCTCGGGGCTTGGCTGTGGGCTTCCGGTTTTGCACCGCAACTCCACCTTCTTGCCACCGGTGAAATGACGACGGTGAGGTTGCAACGCCTGACCGTTCGTCTGGGACAGCCCATCCAGGTGACCCAAACCATCGGTCATGCCTGGTTTCCAACTCTGGCCAAATTTCCTTCCGGCGAATTGATGGTGACCTATGCCGTATCAGCCGATTCCAATGCGAATCCCTATTCGGTTCGCGGTTTTCAGACCTCCAGAAATGGCGGCCGCAGCTGGGGACACCGCTATGACCTCATCCCCGACCTTCAACCATCCATTTTCGTACCTCAGGCAGATGGATCTCTACTGGCCATCCTGGCCCATCTCTACCAACCCGATCGGGAGGAAAGACACAACCTTCACACCAGCTACACTCTTTTCGAGCGCGGCGGGAGCCGCGTTGTTGTGGAACCGGGCGGTGTGCGGGTAGCGGACTGGCCTTGGCCGGTGGGCACGTTTCCGAGCCAGATCCCTCGAACCAACTGGATTGCCCGACTGAAGTTCTGCGGCGATGCTCTTCAGATGGGCGATCGTCTCCTGGCCAACGGATACATGAGGACCGGGGGGAACCTGGAGCCTCGAAAAGAAGAGAAGGTGATCAGCCTGCTCTTTGTTTCTGAAAATAAGGGACGGACATGGCGCTACTTCTCAACCGTGGCTGATCCTTTTGTGATGACTGCTGACGCCAGGAGGCGGGATCCTGAAGACCCGCGTTTCCAGGGTCGACCCTGGCCTCGGGAACTTCTGGAGGCCAGTGAGACATCGATGATCCAGTTGGCCGATGGTGACCTCATGGCGGTGTTTCGAGTCGGCAGTTTCTTGGACCTGGGCCGGGCCTACAGCAGCGATGGAGGCCGGTCCTGGACCCGGGCGGAGCCCATCCCCCCCTTCAGCGTGGAGCCGAGTATGGTCCGAACCCAGAACGACACGATCGTGCTCTCCAGCGGCCGCCCCGGTATACGCGTATGGTTCTCCACCGACGCCCGTGCGCAGACCTGGCAGGACATCGACATCCTCGAACATCACAACCGCTGGGCGCCGGACGCCGGCTATCTCATTTCCCAGCAGGGCCAAAGAGGCGGAAGGGGTCAGACCACCTCCTACACGGAGATCGTGGAGATCTCGGCCAACCGGCTGCTGCTGGTGTACGACCGCGCTCCCTTCGGCTGGGGTGCGACGCCCGTCGATTCGGGTGAACGGAGCCGCATTTTCGTCTTGCCGATAGAGTTGCAACGCGATTAA